Below is a window of Salvia miltiorrhiza cultivar Shanhuang (shh) unplaced genomic scaffold, IMPLAD_Smil_shh fragScaff_scaffold_149, whole genome shotgun sequence DNA.
ATCTCTTAATGAAATGAGATTCAACCAATCTCTTGAAGAAATGAGATTTAGGTGATAAAGGAAAAATCAGAACTAGTTCTTCAAGATTAAGCTGATATAGGAAAAATAAGAACTAGTAGAGCAATTAGATTTTTTgtgcatttttctttttcttttttttttctttttttttctggtTATTTAAATCAACGAATTTTGATATTATCTATCTTTGATTCCCCAACCCACCCCCAATGAGATATTCTAGGTATAGCTGATCCATATACTTTGCTGTATTATTGGTATAGCCATATTACTATTTTTGTAAGCCTATTATGGTGTTTGGTGATCCTTTGCGCTGCCTAACATGGTGAATACTGGATAGCATGTGTTACCTATATCGTATTATGACTTGTTATTTGATTGAGTACTTACGAGCTGATATGATTTTATATCTAGGAAAGCTGATTGGTTCTAGTAAATATGAACTTGGAGGTCATACACAGACTAAATGCCGCTTGGAATTACTTCAATGGCTTTTCCTGTCCGGACAAGCTGGTATATACCATATATTTGGTTATTATggcatagatttattgatatcTCTTATGTATGTTATCATGGCATATATATTTTTGATCTCTTATGTATCTTTGTTGATACATGATATCCAAAATTTAAACATCGGAGGGACTTGGGGGGGATCAAACTTGTTGGAAGAACTTGTTTATACAGGACATTCAGAGTGAAGAACCTTTCTGGAACGTCCAAATTAAGCGCAAGATTCGCCTATCTTTTGGGGTTTTGaaacttgtaattttattaACCATGGAAGACATCTCCTAGAAGAGTCTTGTTGTGTAGTGAACAAGTTTAAAGTGAAGTGTCGGCTAAGAATATATGCAAATATGTGGTTTTAGACATTATTACACATTAGACAAGTACATAGGAATCGGCCAAATTTAATGCGCAAAGTAAGGATGGAAGGATAGGAGCCTCATGATTTGATCATTTGCATAAAAGATGATGCTGGCAAAGATAATATTGGTGCTGCTCAGAGATTTTCATTAAGAAATTGTTGATTAATTTACAGATCTAATAGAAATACTCATCATCAGTCAGTTTCTCTGGGTGACAGTTAGACAATTTCAGTTAAGTTTTATTTGAAAGCTGCTCATATATGGCATATATTGTTGAATATTCTCGTTTTGCAGCATTTATTGTTGGAGCATGTTCATCACCTTCCATGGCAGAAGATGTATCAACAAGTTCTAAAAATGATACGAGCAAGGATGACTTTAGTGGCTTGCGTAAAGTAGAGGATGGATCAGTGATATCGAATGAGCATACATCTAAATGGAGAGTTTTTACTGATAATGGACGGGATTACTTTTCGAAGGCAAGTCCTTTTGTGATTCCTTTTCTAAATAGTCCATTTTTGTGCACTTTCATCTAGAACTTTCTTTTAATAGTCTTTTTTAATATCACCTAGGGAAATATTGATCAAGCTGAGAGATTCTTTTTATCTGCATTACATGAAGCTAAAGAAGGTTTTGGGGAAAGGGATCCTCATGTTGCCTCTGCATGCAACAACCTGGTGGGTCTACCTTATATTGCACTTCGtattataattctaaaatttaATATGTTTGCCTCATGATGGTTTCCTGGCAACGATAAGTATACTGAACTCTTGCATTATTTATGCAACCCGTAAGATTTGTCGTTCTGTTTGATGTTTCTTTTGCTCTAGTACTGCTTATATGTTGTTGAGCAATTTTTGTTTAAGATGATTACACAAAGCTAGAAACTTACATTAGCGATTTTTTTCTAACTTAATGTCATTTTAGTAGGGACTAGAAGTTGCATGTTTACTTTATTTCCAGTTcgtctcaattttttttaagaatttcgTCAGCACAAACTCCCTCTATTTCAAGCACCACAGTAAATTTTTGTCTTTCTTATATATTTGTTTTATACTTTTATGTAATTGCAGGCCGAGCTTTATAGAGTCACAAAAGACTTTGACAAGGCGGATTGCATTGTTTGTAGGGACATTATTGAGGTAAAGAAACGTCAACACTTTGCTTTTAAGAGAAGTTCAGTAATCGGAGGTAAATATGATTTTGTTTTTTACATGTTATTATTTTGATTGGTATTGTTTTCTGCTCTGTTTATATGATACAGTTTTAGGATGTTGAaggaaatataatttttttggtatTGGTGTTGATGAATGTTTTAGCAAAGTTGATTCAATTTGATAGATTATGatcttgtttcttttctttttttggaatACTTTGAGTTATAATGTTCTGCGGAGGAACCCTTAGGATCCTTATGATTATGAGTGGCTAACTTGCATGAGGCTTCACAGGTTAAGAAAAATGAAGTTGTAAATATACTTATGTGGGAAATATAGTCTTCTCTCTTTGTGATTGACTAATTGATGTAGTAAGTTACATAATGCATGATGTATATTGATTTATGTAGTAAGTTACATATAGTTTATACTTTGCTTTTCATTATGTAGCAAAATACAGAATGCATGATGTattgatttatatataaaattagatAGAACAatgtctttttcctttttatcatTTCTTCAGGAGGGGATTTTCTCAATCAATGCTAGTGTATGCATAATATCTTTTTCTAACACTATTTTCCTTTCATATAACTGAGTATTTGACAAGTGGCGTATATGTTTGTATGTTATCAAGGGATGTTACTTTCAAAAAGGGAGGAAGATCAAGATGGAGATGAGCGCGAAGGAAGCCTTTGAGAGGTCGATGAGGACTTTGTCGGAGTGGATAAGCCAGGAAGTGAATCGAAATATATAATGATCTTAGatacttgatacttggttcattcGGATGATAATGTACGAATATTttgaataatatataatattgttattgttgatttgatcattttgttgttttaaagttatttatttatttcttgatataaataacataaaaattgagaaaaaaatattactccctccgtccacaatttaatgccctgttTGGCTTTAAAAAattgtccacaaattaatgccctgttttgctttttgtacccttttactctcctactttttctatatttactaccctttgccactaatggacccaccttcaaacacctttttcacttttatattctatatttactacactttatcactttatcactttagtcaactacctttatcactttagtcaattacccttatatttcaccacaacacctttttcaactttcttagtctccgtgcccacacccaaatagggcattaaattgtggacggagggagtaaatattaaagataacggttaaaatcgttataaaaggTACTAAAAATCGTTATCTAtgtcttacaaagataacggtttaaaccgttataaaaagtataaaaaactgttaactatgatatggaaaaaaaaaatattacataatacataacggataaattctaatacataacagtggaaaaccgttatctttgtaagaaaaagataacggtttaaaccgttataaaaagtataaaaactgttaactataatatgaaaaaaaaaaatattatagaatacataacggataaattataatacataacagtagaaaaccgttatgtataatcaatatagataacggtttcataacCGTAATGTATGTGCggttgtactgttatcttttcccttcatagataacggtttttaaaccgttgtgtatgacacctataatagataacaccactatacacaacggtttttttgctcatagataacggataaaatccgttatctatgagcatttttctagtagtggtatttctacatggctgattTTCTGAACATATATTTCTACAtagctgaacatgtatttcaacatggctgattttctgaacatgtatttctacatggctgaacaagtataatcaaacatgaaataagagcatataaaaacatacatgaatataaccacaagcatataatccctcaccttaaaatttgctttgaaaatatttttttttgacgaAACATAAATACGTTGATTCCTGATCAAAAATTTAAACTCCTCTATccgaaaagaaaaagaagaagaaaaagtatatatgtatatacactTCGTGTTTAATGCGTATGtgaccctctatatatataagtttttgGGAAAACTCTTTGATAAACATGAATCTAATTTTGAATATATCACTTTGGTCTCTCACATATGTACACGTATCTATAGATAATAAATTTGTTTAGTCAAATATTactcaataattttgagctctaTCCCAAGTACGAATTAATCCAACTAATAGGACTaatcataataaaataagaattcacTAACTACTTAAAATAGTTTCCAATTATTCGGTCAAATAaaacaatatttaaaaaaattgaccaCAATTGAAAAATTAACCCAAAAACTAATTTTCTTTCATTCTCACCCCTACATTCTAAATTGTAAGTCTAACTTCCGAAAAAAAACTAATGGTCCACCGAATTTAAAGAAATAGTAGCATttgttgaaaaataaataaataaataaataaataacaagtTTAACTCAAACTTCTATTAGGcatcataaatataaataataattatagtctagataaaattaatggtacatgtctatatgtatcatgtaattatctaaaaataataataagctatatcagaaaatactaataattaaacctatataataatctaattatttggggtgttacaacctatcccacttaaaaaataatttcgtcctcgaaatttctaaTCATACTTTATTCATGTCATCTAAACAATTTCACATTTCACAATTACAACTATTTCTAACGGAGATAAGCGTAATAGTATTAGTAcataaaagcatcataaaaaaatatcatgtaaaacatcataactgctatatatattatatacttgAACAATTAGAACACATACCTTGGAGTGGAATCGATGCAGcgcatgagtttcgaatgactaggcttGATTAACCTTttaaaaaacatttttttttacacgagtctacaggaacgtagacccgctctgataccactatgtaacaccccaattttcataaacttttcaatataaaatctttgaaaactaatagataaaaaaataaaaatttcttgaattataaaagtttaaatcaatttaaat
It encodes the following:
- the LOC131002580 gene encoding uncharacterized protein LOC131002580, with amino-acid sequence MGAAEPVVLQGGNEKLERENVELKDLEMGEANSRLFSSPPTAPVPGSAAAAAAARLILAPSSFSSHGAAAAVVNSLHTRPTGKLIGSSKYELGGHTQTKCRLELLQWLFLSGQAAFIVGACSSPSMAEDVSTSSKNDTSKDDFSGLRKVEDGSVISNEHTSKWRVFTDNGRDYFSKGNIDQAERFFLSALHEAKEGFGERDPHVASACNNLAELYRVTKDFDKADCIVCRDIIEGCYFQKGRKIKMEMSAKEAFERSMRTLSEWISQEVNRNI